The stretch of DNA CACTTAACGGCACAGCGTGCCACCTTTGCTAATCCAAAACTATTAAATGAAATGGTGATGGAAGACGGTAAAATTAAACAGGGATCGTTTGCTCGTATTGAGCCTGAGGGCAAAGTGACCCGTATGTGGGAAGCGATTGAAACTTACATGGAACGCAAGCAGCCGTTAATCATTGTCGCGGGTGCAGACTATGGCCAAGGTTCATCTCGTGACTGGGCCGCTAAAGGCGTACGTTTAGCAGGTGTTGAAGTGATAGTTGCTGAAGGTTTTGAGCGCATTCACCGTACCAACCTAATTGGCATGGGTGTATTACCACTTGAATTTGAAGCGGGTACAACACGTAAAACGTTAGGCTTAGATGGTACTGAAACCTACGACGTGCAAGGTGAACCAACGCCAGGTGCGAAGTTGACCTTAATTGTTAATCGCAAAGATGGCAGTTCAGTTGAGGTTCCAGTTAAGTGTCGCTTAGACACCGCTGAAGAAGTTTCAATTTATTCTGCTGGCGGTGTATTACAGCGCTTTGCACAAGACTTTTTAGAGTCGCAAGGCAGCTAAGTCAGGTTCAACTGGTTTTAGCTACAATCACGTTGTAGCTTAGATTCAATACAAAGCGGTAAGTCTAACTTGCCGCTTTTCATCTCATTAAAACAAAGGAGGAATTTAATGTCTTCAACACATTTGCCTCAGATAAAAATTCCAGCCACTTATATGCGCGGTGGCACTAGTAAAGGTGTCTTTTTCAGCTTAGACGATTTACCTCTAGAGGCTCAAGAGCCAGGCGAAGCCCGTGATGCTATTTTACTTCGCGTTATAGGTAGTCCAGATCCATACGGAAAGCACACAGATGGCATGGGCGGAGCAACGTCAAGCACAAGTAAAACCGTCATTTTGTCTAAAAGCAATAAAGCGGGTCATGATGTTGATTACTTATTCGGACAAGTTGCTATAGATAAGCCTTTTATTGATTGGAGTGGTAACTGTGGAAACCTAACGGCAGCAGTGGGTTCATTTGCTATCTCAAATGGCCTAGTTGACGCCTCGCGAATTCCAAAAGATGGCATTGCCACGGTTCGTATTTGGCAAGCTAACATTGGCAAAACCATTATTGCTCAAGTCCCTATGACTGACGGTGAAGTTCAGGAAACTGGCGACTTTGAACTGGATGGTGTGACGTTTCCTGCAGCCGAAGTGGAAGTGCAATTTTTGAATCCCGCTGACGGTGAAGGCGCTATGTTTCCTACTGGTAACGTAGTGGATGAGTTAGAAGTGCCAGCAATCGGTAATTTTCCTGCCGCGATTTATAAAGCCACTATGATCAACGCTGGCATACCAACTATTTTCCTTAATGCAGCCGATATAGGTTATACCGGTACAGAGTTGCAAGAAGCTATTAATAATGACGAAGCTGCATTAGCACGTTTTGAACATATTCGAGCACATGGCGCCGTTAAAATGGGTCTAATTCAAAACATTAGCGAAGCCGTCGCAAGACAGCATACGCCAAAAGTCGCCTTTGTTGCGCCACCAGCAGATTATGTTACCTCGAGTGGTAAACACATCGCCAAAGCGGATATCGACGTTTCTGTGCGAGCCTTGTCTATGGGTAAGCTTCATCATGCAATGATGGGCACAGCCGCAGTAGCTATTGGCACCGCAGCTGCAATTCCAAATACGCTGGTTAACCTAGCAGCAGGCGGCAGTAATCGAACGGCCGTCACATTTGGTCACCCAAGTGGTACCTTAAAAGTCGGTGCTGAAGCCGAATTGCTAGATGGTAATTGGCAAGTGAAAAAAGCCATTATGAGCCGCAGCGCTCGCGTATTAATGGAAGGCTGGGTCCGAGTACCACAGCAATAAAACCAGACAAAACCACCGACATCGGTGGTTTTTTATAAGGAAAGAATATGACGACGCCCGATCCAGGTTGGCTTTATCAGCACAGCAGCATATTAATCGCTACCGTTTTGTTTTTTAGTATTATTTTATTTAATGAGCTGGGCTTTTATCTTGGCCGATATGTTCAACGTCGGACTTCAGACGAAGTAAAATCCTTAACAGGCTCAATTCAGGCGTCGATTTTAGGCTTATTGGCTCTATTACTTGGTTTTACCTTTAGTATGTCTATGGAGCGCTTTAACGCTCGTAGCATGGCTGTCATTGATGAGGCTAACGTGATACAGCAGTCTATGCTTCATGCTAGCCGGTTACCAGAGCGAGAATCTCTAGCAGCACAGCAGCTATTGTCGCAATACGTTGATGCTAAAATTGAATTAAGCTCGGTAAGTATTGCCAACGAGCAAGAGCGCATTCGAGTTGTAGCCCATACAATTGAGATTCAAAAGGCCTTATTGCAAGTGTCTTTACAGAGCGAATTTACCAACTCAGTGTTTAAACTTATTGAGCATCAAAATACACGTAATGCACTAATTAAAATGCACGTTCCGGATGTGGTGCTAATCTTATTATTTATAGTCTTTGTCGCTTCCGTTGCAATTTTAGGTTACTCCGTCGGGTTAAGTGGCAGTCGCATGACAGTTCAAATAACTATGGTGTCGTTATTAATTACATTAATAGTATTCATCATCATCGACTTAGACAGACCAAAGCGTGGATTGATTAAAATTGATCAATCACCCATTTTATATCTACAACAACATCCTTATTAACCATGGACGATTAATATTTTTATTCGTTTGTAGATTTCATAACATTGATAGGGAGCTGAAATATGAAAAAAATATTATTAAAACTAACCTCAGTTAGCTTTTTAGCAAGCGCAGTATTTTTGTTGTTAGGATGCAATACCCTACAAACCAATTTAAATACTGAAAAAGATCAGCGACCAGGGGACAACAAAGAATATAAGAAGAAGCATTCCGATGATTGTCAAAATGCGCAATTAGATTTAGCCGAAGCAAAAGCTGCAAATGACAAAGTGGCGGCAGATAGAGCGATGCGGTTGATGGAAAAAGCCTGCGCTGAATATCTTAAGCAAAAGCAGCAAGAGAAACAAAAGCAGGCTTAATCATTGAAACACGGATTCTGATTAGCTGAGTTTCTTTTCCCAGAACTCAGCTTTACCCATTTCCGGATCAAGTTCATAACCTTTAAATCCATATTTTAAATATGAATTGCGAGCCACCGTATTACCCTCTAAAACTTCAAGAGTAAGCTTACATGCGCCACGTGATTTGGCTACCTCTTCAACTTTATCTAGCATCTTTTGGCTTAACCCCAAACCGCGAAAGTCCTCAGATACCGTCACATCATGAATATTAATCACTGGCTTACAAGCGAAGGTTGAGAAGCCTTCAAAACAATTTACTAATCCAGCAGGTTTATCGTCAACGTAAGCCAAAACAGTGAATGCATGCGGTATTTTTGACAACGCGTTTACTAAATTGGTACGACTATATTCATTTAACGCTTCCGCTCCGCCCATAGGATCTAATGCGTACCCATTTAAAAGGTTTACTAAGTCTTCGCCATCTTTGGCGACATGATAATCGGCTAATCTGATTTCCACATTCATTGAACTGTTGCTCCTGCTGTTAATTTTTCTTGGGAGTAATTTTACTACTCCCCGTAATACTATTTTATTGCGGTCCTGAATGGCGCTGCATGATGTTTCGCGTACCGAGTTCACATCTACTTTATTTAAATAAAAGCAAACGCATCCGCAAATAACTGCTCTTTGATAGCACCTTTTTGATTTATAAAGTCTTCTCTGGCAATGCCAGCCATTTTAAAAGGTCCGGCTAAATAAACATCATATGGCTCTAAACTGCTTATGTCTTCCATTACAGCATGATGCACATAACCTGTTTTTCCTGTCCAATTGTCGTCAGATTCTTCAACAACAGGAATAAATTGGAAGTTAGGATGTTTAGCAGCCCATTCAACTAAGTAATCTGAGGCATATAATGCTTGTGCATTTTTTGCACCCCAAAATAATAAAACCGTATGGTTTGGTTTCGTCTCTGCTAAATAATCAGCAATCGATTTAACGTATGAAAATCCTGTGCCCCCTGCCATTAATATAATTGGGCGCTCTGATGCTAAGTTTAAATGTGCTGAGCCTAATCCTATCTCTAGCGTTACATGCCTATTATTGGCCATATGATCTAATGCGCCTTGCGGATAAGCATCATCTGGGCCTGCGCCAATATGCAACTCAATATATTCTGCGGTTGGGCTAGAGGCGATAGAAAAAATACGCTTATCTTGCTCCGACAGCACGACTTGGAGATATTGACCGGCTAAAAAATTAGCAGGCTCAGTCGGTTTTAATCTAACAATTTTTACGTAATCTGTTACTGCGTCAATTGACACAACTTCGGCATTTATCTGATATGCAGACATTTACTCTTTTCCTAGTATTACAGAGTACTTAAACTATAGACCAGTTCGTGCAGAGATTAAGTACTCATGAAATTTGTTCTACTTTAACCAATTAGTTAAAGCAGTGTTCATCATATTGTTGAACGTACGGATAAACTTGATACTTACTTTTTATTTAAAATAATGCCAAATTCGTCCCAGCGCTGGTCAACCTTTTCTTTTATTTCTGGCGACATCTCAATTGGTTCGCCCCATTCTCTATCTGTTTCACCGGCCCACTTATTAGTCGCATCTAAGCCCATTTTTGAACCTAAACCAGATACTGGCGATGCAAAATCTAAATAGTCTATCGGCGTGTTTTCAATCATTACTGTGTCACGAGCCGGATCCATTCGTGTCGTAATCGCCCACATTACATCGTTCCAATCACGTGCATTGACATCATCATCACATACGATCACAAATTTTGTGTACATGAACTGACGAAGGAAAGACCAAACTCCCATCATTACTCGCTTAGCATGACCTGGGTATTGCTTTTTCATGGTCACTACGGCCATTCGGTAAGAACAACCTTCTGGTGGCAAATAAAAGTCTACAATTTCTGGGAATTGCTTTTGAATGATAGGCACAAATACTTCATTTAACGCGACGCCTAAAATAGCAGGTTCATCAGGTGGACGACCTGTATAGGTACTGTGATAAATAGGGTCTTTGCGATGCGTTATGTGAGTGACAGTAAACACGGGAAACGACTCTACCTCATTATAGTAACCAGTATGATCACCATATGGGCCTTCTGGCGCCATTTCTTCAGGATCTAAATAACCCTCCAGTACAAACTCTGCCGACGCCGGGACTTGTAAGTCATTAGAAATACACTTAACGACTTCGGTTTTGTCACCGCGAAGTAAACCGGCAAATCCGTACTCACTTAACGTATCTGGAACCGGTGTCACTGCACCTAAAATAGTAGCCGGATCTGCACCGAGCGCCACGGCGACTGGGTATTTCTCACCTGGATTTGATTTTTTAAACTCTTGGAAATCAAGTGCGCCACCACGATGGGATAACCAACGCATGATTAGCTTGTTTGGACCTAATAGCTGCTGTCGGTATATGCCTAAGTTTTGCCTAGGTTTATTTGGCCCTTTGGTTACGGTTAAGCCCCAAGTTACCAATGGAGCTACGTCGCCTGGCCAGCAGCGCATGATAGGTAACTTTGTTAAATCAACATCATCACCTTCAATAACCACTTTCTGACACGGCGCTTTTTTAACTTCTTTTGGCGATAAATTCAGAACTTGTTTAAAAATTGGCAACTTGGAAAAGGCGTCTTTAAAGCCTGCAGGCGGCTCTGGCTCCTTTAAAAAGGCGAGTGTTTTACCTACTTCACGCAGCGCTTCTACGCTATCTTGGCCCATACCCATTGCAACTCGTTTCGGGGTACCAAATAAATTTGCCAGTACTGGAATTGAATATCCTTTAGGATTTTCGAATAACAATGCAGGGCCTTCACCGCGCAACGTTCGATCTGCAATTTCAGTCATTTCTAAATCAGGATCAACTTCAGCAGTAATACGAATTAACTCGCCCTGCTCTTCAAGTTTATCGATAAAATCTCTGAGATCTTTATATTTCATATTGGCCTAAACATTTACGATTAATTTTATTTTATTGGCCACTCTATGGACGTAAGGCTTACACCTGGTTTGGCCACCTGAGTAATCATATTTAAATAACAAAAAAGCCCAATATTAATTGGGCTTTTGCGCTGATGACTTACTAAGAATTACGCGCCTTTTTGGCGTTTCATTGCTTTGAAGAACTCTTCGTTAGTCTTCGTCATTGCTAAGCGATCAATTAGGAATTCCATCGCTTCAACTTCTTGCATTGGATGCACGATTTTTCTCAAAATCCACATTTTTTGCAATTCATCTTGTGATGTCATTAATTCTTCACGACGAGTACCTGAACGATTAAAGTCGATGGCAGGGAAAACACGACGCTCTGCTATCTTGCGGTTCAAGTGTAATTCCATATTACCTGTACCTTTAAACTCTTCGTAGATAACTTCGTCCATCTTCGAACCTGTATCAACAAGTGCCGTGGCGATTATTGTTAAACTGCCACCTTCTTCAACATTACGCGCTGCACCAAAGAAACGCTTTGGTTTGTGTAAAGCGTTAGCATCCACACCACCAGTAAGTACTTTACCC from Psychrosphaera aestuarii encodes:
- a CDS encoding GNAT family N-acetyltransferase produces the protein MNVEIRLADYHVAKDGEDLVNLLNGYALDPMGGAEALNEYSRTNLVNALSKIPHAFTVLAYVDDKPAGLVNCFEGFSTFACKPVINIHDVTVSEDFRGLGLSQKMLDKVEEVAKSRGACKLTLEVLEGNTVARNSYLKYGFKGYELDPEMGKAEFWEKKLS
- the prpF gene encoding 2-methylaconitate cis-trans isomerase PrpF, translated to MSSTHLPQIKIPATYMRGGTSKGVFFSLDDLPLEAQEPGEARDAILLRVIGSPDPYGKHTDGMGGATSSTSKTVILSKSNKAGHDVDYLFGQVAIDKPFIDWSGNCGNLTAAVGSFAISNGLVDASRIPKDGIATVRIWQANIGKTIIAQVPMTDGEVQETGDFELDGVTFPAAEVEVQFLNPADGEGAMFPTGNVVDELEVPAIGNFPAAIYKATMINAGIPTIFLNAADIGYTGTELQEAINNDEAALARFEHIRAHGAVKMGLIQNISEAVARQHTPKVAFVAPPADYVTSSGKHIAKADIDVSVRALSMGKLHHAMMGTAAVAIGTAAAIPNTLVNLAAGGSNRTAVTFGHPSGTLKVGAEAELLDGNWQVKKAIMSRSARVLMEGWVRVPQQ
- the ubiD gene encoding 4-hydroxy-3-polyprenylbenzoate decarboxylase codes for the protein MKYKDLRDFIDKLEEQGELIRITAEVDPDLEMTEIADRTLRGEGPALLFENPKGYSIPVLANLFGTPKRVAMGMGQDSVEALREVGKTLAFLKEPEPPAGFKDAFSKLPIFKQVLNLSPKEVKKAPCQKVVIEGDDVDLTKLPIMRCWPGDVAPLVTWGLTVTKGPNKPRQNLGIYRQQLLGPNKLIMRWLSHRGGALDFQEFKKSNPGEKYPVAVALGADPATILGAVTPVPDTLSEYGFAGLLRGDKTEVVKCISNDLQVPASAEFVLEGYLDPEEMAPEGPYGDHTGYYNEVESFPVFTVTHITHRKDPIYHSTYTGRPPDEPAILGVALNEVFVPIIQKQFPEIVDFYLPPEGCSYRMAVVTMKKQYPGHAKRVMMGVWSFLRQFMYTKFVIVCDDDVNARDWNDVMWAITTRMDPARDTVMIENTPIDYLDFASPVSGLGSKMGLDATNKWAGETDREWGEPIEMSPEIKEKVDQRWDEFGIILNKK
- the fre gene encoding NAD(P)H-flavin reductase; this encodes MSAYQINAEVVSIDAVTDYVKIVRLKPTEPANFLAGQYLQVVLSEQDKRIFSIASSPTAEYIELHIGAGPDDAYPQGALDHMANNRHVTLEIGLGSAHLNLASERPIILMAGGTGFSYVKSIADYLAETKPNHTVLLFWGAKNAQALYASDYLVEWAAKHPNFQFIPVVEESDDNWTGKTGYVHHAVMEDISSLEPYDVYLAGPFKMAGIAREDFINQKGAIKEQLFADAFAFI